The Thermobifida halotolerans sequence CGCGAGGTGACGGTGCGGATCGACAGGTTGCCGATGGCGCTGCGGCGCGCCAGGCTCCACAGGTTCGGTGTGGTCTCGGGGCTGATCTCGTGCCACCGCAGGCCCGGCACCCCGACCAGGACCACCGGTCCCCGCTCCGGTCCGGCGGCGGGAGCGGAGGCCGTTCCCGTGGGCGGCGGCGCGGCCGAGACGAGTACGACCAGTGTGGCCAGCGTGGTCAGCCCATGAGCGAGCCACCTGCCTACAGCCACACCGAGTCCTCCTCACACGATCGGGCCGTGGGACAACCCTAAGTCACGGTGCCGCCGCGGGACCGGGAACGCCACCCGGACAGGGGTCAGTTTCCGGGGCGGCCTCCGGGCTCCGCGTGTCCGCCGCGGCGCTCGCCCGGACGGGCGGCCGAACCCACTTTGCTGAGCAGCGACAGGATGGTGGTCCCGGCGGCCAGGTTGATCAGCGAGGTCGCGATCGCGGCGGCCGGTGGGCCGCCCTGGGTGAACGGGGTGACCGTGGCGACCACCACGGTCAGGCCGACGATCCAGCAGAAGAAGTGCAGCGGCCGGGGCGTGTTCGGCAGCAGGAGTTGCAGCAGTCCGGTGGCGGCCAGTGCGCCGAGCGCGGCCAGCGCCGCGTAGGCGGCCATCCCCGCGCCCCCGAAGCGCCAGGACTCCCCGGGGGCCAGCAGCGACGCGCCGAGAACTCCCTTGGCGAGCAGCGTCCCCGCCAGGATGACGAGTGCCGCCACCACGGCCGTGGCCAGCCCACCGGCCCACAGCCGTACCGTGTTGACGCGTCGCGCGCCCCCGACGCCGAGTCCATATTCGGTCATGCCGTTACCCCCCGATACGGCACCTATATGGTCGTTTGGGCATCTACCCCCTGTATGCAAGTGGTAACCTCACGGCAA is a genomic window containing:
- a CDS encoding DUF6069 family protein; this translates as MTEYGLGVGGARRVNTVRLWAGGLATAVVAALVILAGTLLAKGVLGASLLAPGESWRFGGAGMAAYAALAALGALAATGLLQLLLPNTPRPLHFFCWIVGLTVVVATVTPFTQGGPPAAAIATSLINLAAGTTILSLLSKVGSAARPGERRGGHAEPGGRPGN